Genomic segment of Catenibacterium mitsuokai:
TGGAACATCCAGAACGTTATGATCAAAAGACAATTAAAATCAAAGGTAAGTTCATAGGTCGTGATAAAGTGATTCCTAATGGTTTTATTCTTGGTCGTTATGCAATGGTATGTTGTGAACAGGATACTTCATTAATTGGTATGCTTTGTGTAAGTGAATATGCGTCTAAATTCATACCTAATGAATGGCTTCTATTAGAAGGTCATACACATATTGAATATGATCCATCTATGAATGCGAATATCTGTGTTCTTGATGTAGATCATGTTGAAGGGGCTAAACCTTTAGATAACGAATATGTTACATTTGATTAATCCAGGATTATTTCCTGGATTTTTTCGTATTATAAAACTAGATATTACGTATAGTAAATAGTACTACTTCACACATTCCATGTATTTAACTAAAGTCATTAATTCTATTCCCAAAAGACCATAAAAATCATTTAAATGTGTCATAAAAAATCAATCATGTAAGCCTCTAAATTAGAGAGCATCCTAACATGACTTATACACTGTTGTTGTAAAACTATGTGACAGTTCTTTGGAAGCATGTCTTATGCCATGTTTTTTTATGTTTTTTGTGGTAATAGAAAAGGTGTCTGCCATTTTATAGCAAACACCCTTTCTTAATGACACGAAGGTATTAGTTTTCTTTATCTTAATACCATTGCCTATTTCACTTAAGGAAGCATATCATGAGTATCATTATGATATTTTTGCTGCGTAATATAATCACCCAAAGCAACATTTTACTTAAAAAGAACGATTTCATTTAATACATAAGTTAAATTCTAGAATTACTTATGCTTATTTAAGATTAAAAAACCAAATATGATAATGAGCGCAATAATAACAATGCAACAAGCAAGAATATAATCAAGGACAATAATATGATTAAGTTCTGGTTGAGCCAAATAAGTATTACTAAGCAATGAATTAATAATAAAAACCATTAGATAGGATAAAAGAATTGAGACAATAATTTTTATAATCATTTTATTTTTCATTGTACTATTTCCTCCCGTTAAAAATAGTTAGTACTTATAGTTTTATTGTAATATATTTATATAGAATATTACAGACTTTTAATCTTCAGTCTTTTTCATATAATCATTTAAATGAATACCATTTTTTAAAGCATCCATGACATGATCTTTATCGATCACATTTTCTACCTTTTCATCTAAAATAATTCCAATAAAGCGGGCATCATCATCAATTGTAAAAGGCCAATAGAAATAGAAATGATTTCCATCTTTAAATTCAAAGCGATAATCAAGAACATACCAATCTCTAGCAATCGGTGTTCCATAAATTTCATAACGATGTTTTAAAAGAAGTTCTACGCTTTGAATATCTTCATATTTATATTCCTTTATAAATTTATCTTCTTTACCCAATAAAACAGAATAAAAATATTTTACATTATCTATATAACCTTTAAATTGATAATAACGAATACGATCATTTAAAAACTCTACCGATTGATTTCTTGTTTGATCAAGTGGTAATCTTAACCATAATTGTGAAAGCTGGAAATCAGCTGCAATCAAACCATTTGTAAATACAAATGAAATCACTAATACTGAAAGTACTCTTGTTAAAACATCTTGCTCATTTACAGCACTAAAGAATAAAACAATTAAAAATGTAGGAATAAATTTATATAAGAATTTTTTTATTGCGAGTTTCTTTGTAAGTCTTCTTCCAAGAGATACTGTATCCGTTGTTTTTTTATAACCTAATTTATAATTCTTTGTTTCTCTTTGGATTTGTTGTAAAGCGGGTAACATTGGTAAATCTTTTCTTACATACATTTCAATATTTCCTTGAACTTCTTCTAAACTCTTAATTTGTTTTTCTAGATGAATTTGATTGATTTTTAAACATTCTTTAAAATCTAGTTCATTATTTAAAATTGCTTTTACATCATCAATAGAAATATTTAAATTACGTAAAAATTTTACCATGATCAATTTTTGTAAATCTTCTTGGCTATAACTACGATAACCATTGTCATCTCTTTGTGGTGTAACGATTCCTTCCTTTTCATAATAGAAGATGGTATGTTTTGAGATTCCTAATTCTTTTTCTAATTCGTGTGTTTTCATAGATAACACCCCTTCCTTAACTTTATCTAACACTATAGAGTTACTTTATAGTCAAGGTTTTTTATCAAATTTTGAATGAACTGTAAGAAATCC
This window contains:
- a CDS encoding MerR family transcriptional regulator; its protein translation is MKTHELEKELGISKHTIFYYEKEGIVTPQRDDNGYRSYSQEDLQKLIMVKFLRNLNISIDDVKAILNNELDFKECLKINQIHLEKQIKSLEEVQGNIEMYVRKDLPMLPALQQIQRETKNYKLGYKKTTDTVSLGRRLTKKLAIKKFLYKFIPTFLIVLFFSAVNEQDVLTRVLSVLVISFVFTNGLIAADFQLSQLWLRLPLDQTRNQSVEFLNDRIRYYQFKGYIDNVKYFYSVLLGKEDKFIKEYKYEDIQSVELLLKHRYEIYGTPIARDWYVLDYRFEFKDGNHFYFYWPFTIDDDARFIGIILDEKVENVIDKDHVMDALKNGIHLNDYMKKTED